The Streptococcus parasanguinis genomic sequence AATGTGATTTCTTGAGATTTTGCTTCATACTCGGCTTTGGCCTTTTTGTAGTTTTCAACGACTGTGTTGATTTCAGCTGTTTGAGCTTTGTTATCTGCTTCTGCTGCTGCGATAGATGGTTGGACTTTTTCCGCTTCTTCTGTAACGGTCACACCTTCTGTAGCTGCATCAGCTTTTGCTTTTTCAAGTTCTGGTGATTCTACATAAGTCGTCGTAACTGTTTTATTTCCTTCTGTCACAGTTGTAGATGTCAACTTAGAACTTGTTGCAACAGCTGCATCACTTGTTGCTGTATCCGTAGTAGTTGCTTCAGTTGCAGGCGCTGTTGCCTCATCTGCTTTCACTTCTGCTCCGTAGGTATTAACAGTAGCCAATCCAGCGATGGCCAATGAAACAACACCGACTGATAACTTACGAATTGAAAATTTTTCCTGCTTCGAAATATGTTCACGATAGCTTTTCATTTTCAAAACTCTCCTTTTTTGTTTAAAAAAATCTCACTGTAGAGGCAAAAATATGCTACTTCCAGTTAACTCCATTGTATCACAATCAACCATTTTTATATATTTGTCAATTTAATTTTTTATTTTACTTTAAATATATAACAACTTGAATCCCCAAACTTTCCTTGCCTTCCCCATCTTTAGTTGAAAATATATGCAAATGCCTTTGAAAAAGCCCTTTATTTTCAAGGGTTTTCAAGGTACTTTCTCTTTTTATAAATTTCACCGGAAGGCTTTTTAAGAGGAACTATTTTTTTATACCAATAAATTAGATTTGAAGACTGAAATAAAAAATTATGTAATTTTTTCCCTTTAGGAGTTGCAAAATTCAAAAAAACAACACTTCTTACAGAAGTGTCCATTCCCTAAACTAGCTCCATTTCTTTTCCCAAATAAGAAGTAATGAAAAAGACCAAGGTCTTATGGGCCTTGGTCTTCTAACAACTAATGATTAGTTTAAGTGCCAGATATCTTCATTGTACTGAGCGATCGTACGGTCAGATGAGAAGAATCCTGCTTTCGCAATGTTAACGATGACTTGATCCAACCATGCATCACGGTCTTCGTAGTCAGCCAACATGCGTTCTTTGGTGACAATGTAGTCTTCCAAGTCAAGAAGAGTCATGAACCAGTCTTTGTTGATCAATTCCTTGTGAAGACGAGTCAAGCGTTCCTTGTTACCAACTGCAAGAACGGCATCGCTGATAATGAAGTCTACCAATGGTTTGATAGCTTCACGTTCATAGAAGTCCGCTGATTTGTATGCTGATTTCTCATATAGATCGATTACAGTTTCTGAATCTTCACCGAAGATGTAGATGTTGTCACGTCCAACCAATTCAGCGATTTCCACGTTTGCTCCATCCATAGTACCAAGTGTCAACGCACCATTCAACATGAATTTCATGTTACCAGTACCTGAAGCTTCCTTAGAAGCAAGGGAGATTTGCTCAGAAATATCGCTAGCTGGAATCAAGTAGCTTGCAGCAGTCACGTTGTAGTTTTCTACCATAACGACTTGCAAGTGTGGAGCTACTGCTGGATCGTTTGCAATCACTTCAGACAAGCAAAGGATCAAGTGGATAATATCTTGTGCAATGGTGTAGGCAGGAGCTGCTTTACCACCAAAGAGAACAGTGATTGGGCGAGCAGGGATATTTCCAGCTTTGATGTCCAAGTATTTGTGGATCACATACAAAGCGTTCATTTGTTGACGTTTGTATTCGTGGAGACGTTTGATTTGGGTATCAAAGATAGAGTTAGGATTGATTTCCACACCTTGATGGTCTTTCAAGAAACGAGCCAATTTCCGTTTGTTGTGAGACTTGATGTTTTCCAATTTTGCTTTGACTGCATCTTTATCTTCATAAGAAAGAAGATCTTCCAATTTAGATGCGTCATGGTGCCAGTCACGTCCGAGGATATCATCCAAGTAGTGTGACAAGGTTGGGTTGGCATGCATGAGCCAACGACGGAATGTGATACCGTTTGTTTTGTTGTTGAATTTTTCAGGGTAAATGTCGTAGAAGGCTTTCAACTCAGAATTCTTCAAGATTTCTGTGTGAAGTGCTGCTACCCCGTTTACGCTAAATCCATAGTGGATATCCATGTGCGCCATGTGTACGCGATCATTCTCATCGATGATTTGAACAGCTGGATCTTTGTATTCAGCGCGAACACGGCGGTCCAATTCTTCAATGATTGGAACCAAGTGAGGAACCACTTCTTGCAAAAATTCAAGTGGCCATTTTTCAAGGGCTTCTGCAAGGATTGTGTGGTTAGTGTAAGCCGTCATGCTACGAACGATAGAGATGGCTTCATCCATTCCAATACCACGTTCTGTCAAAAGACGGATCAATTCAGGGATGACCATTGATGGGTGAGTATCGTTGATTTGGACAACAGCATAGTCAGCAAGGTCATGCAAGTTGCTTCCTTTTTCGATGGCTTCGTCGATGATCAATTGTGCACCGTTTGATACCATGAAGTATTGTTGGAAGATACGGAGCAATTCCCCTTGACGGTTACTATCATCTGGGTACAAGAAGAGGGTCAAGTTGCGAGCGATATCTGTCTTGTCAAAGTTAATACCATCTTCAATAATAGATGAATCAACTGAATCCAAGTCGAACAAACGCAAACGGTTCTTGGTTTCAATCTTGTAACCAGGGACATCGATATCATAAAGGGTAGAAGTCAATGTGAAGTGTGCAA encodes the following:
- the glgP gene encoding glycogen/starch/alpha-glucan family phosphorylase — its product is MESLQKYVIDHHQKTIAECSNEELYIALLNYTKQASAQKKLNTGKKKVYYISAEFLIGKLLSNNLINLGLYDDVKKELSDAGKDLIEVEEVELEPSLGNGGLGRLAACFIDSISSLGLTGDGVGLNYHFGLFQQVLKNNQQETIPNAWLTDQSWLVRSSRSYQVPFAHFTLTSTLYDIDVPGYKIETKNRLRLFDLDSVDSSIIEDGINFDKTDIARNLTLFLYPDDSNRQGELLRIFQQYFMVSNGAQLIIDEAIEKGSNLHDLADYAVVQINDTHPSMVIPELIRLLTERGIGMDEAISIVRSMTAYTNHTILAEALEKWPLEFLQEVVPHLVPIIEELDRRVRAEYKDPAVQIIDENDRVHMAHMDIHYGFSVNGVAALHTEILKNSELKAFYDIYPEKFNNKTNGITFRRWLMHANPTLSHYLDDILGRDWHHDASKLEDLLSYEDKDAVKAKLENIKSHNKRKLARFLKDHQGVEINPNSIFDTQIKRLHEYKRQQMNALYVIHKYLDIKAGNIPARPITVLFGGKAAPAYTIAQDIIHLILCLSEVIANDPAVAPHLQVVMVENYNVTAASYLIPASDISEQISLASKEASGTGNMKFMLNGALTLGTMDGANVEIAELVGRDNIYIFGEDSETVIDLYEKSAYKSADFYEREAIKPLVDFIISDAVLAVGNKERLTRLHKELINKDWFMTLLDLEDYIVTKERMLADYEDRDAWLDQVIVNIAKAGFFSSDRTIAQYNEDIWHLN